The proteins below are encoded in one region of Candidatus Methanoperedens sp.:
- a CDS encoding elongation factor 1-beta yields the protein MGEVAAKLKIMPSGMEVDLNKLKESLKKVIPQGVRLHSFAEEPVAFGLKALIVVVKVGDIEGGTEKVEEAFSKVKGVESVNVEELGRL from the coding sequence ATGGGAGAGGTAGCAGCTAAACTAAAAATCATGCCTTCGGGAATGGAAGTTGATTTAAATAAGCTTAAAGAGTCCCTGAAAAAGGTAATTCCGCAAGGGGTAAGATTGCACAGTTTCGCTGAAGAACCCGTGGCTTTTGGCTTAAAAGCCCTTATAGTGGTGGTGAAAGTGGGCGATATTGAAGGCGGAACAGAGAAAGTCGAAGAAGCCTTCAGCAAAGTGAAGGGCGTGGAAAGCGTGAATGTGGAAGAACTCGGCAGGTTGTAA
- a CDS encoding zinc finger domain-containing protein, whose protein sequence is MARKEKAEKCISCGVNLIERGYVRFPCPQCGEELGRCSSCRHQSNPYKCQGCGFEGP, encoded by the coding sequence ATGGCAAGAAAAGAAAAAGCAGAAAAATGTATTTCATGTGGCGTAAATCTTATTGAGCGCGGTTATGTGCGGTTTCCATGCCCGCAGTGCGGCGAAGAACTTGGGAGATGCTCAAGCTGCAGGCACCAGAGCAATCCTTATAAGTGCCAGGGCTGCGGATTCGAAGGACCGTGA
- a CDS encoding 2-hydroxyacyl-CoA dehydratase family protein has translation MSKIGITALVPPELIFACAGEPLDVNNGIPASKNYPKNKLCAWTAIWREMLVKREIKIDSLIVVAGGDCHNALVDGQKAAMSGIPTHFFFYPFDGDEQYLESQLYKLSSFLGNIEYPEKFREINRLKKIGHRVDKKRLNGKISASEAFRILVSFSDLMGDTDKFRKAMEVKEENIVLRNRVALIGVPPIYHDFHEAAQSLDLAIVFDELPYEFVRHTGNDIAEVAQDYCDYTFARPLDFRIEFLQKELEKRKVDGVIHYTQFACHHVLEDEILRAKLDYPMLTIQGDLPGKTPEQIKLRLEAFREVLERS, from the coding sequence GTGTCAAAAATCGGAATAACCGCCCTAGTACCCCCTGAGTTGATATTTGCATGTGCAGGCGAGCCGTTAGATGTTAATAATGGCATACCCGCATCCAAGAATTACCCGAAGAACAAGCTGTGCGCCTGGACGGCTATCTGGCGGGAGATGCTGGTAAAAAGAGAAATAAAAATCGATTCTCTCATAGTGGTTGCTGGCGGTGACTGCCATAATGCCCTCGTGGACGGACAGAAAGCTGCGATGAGCGGGATTCCAACTCACTTTTTCTTTTATCCTTTCGACGGGGATGAGCAATATTTAGAGTCGCAGTTGTATAAACTATCATCCTTTCTTGGGAATATTGAATATCCTGAAAAATTCAGGGAGATTAACAGACTTAAAAAAATAGGGCACAGGGTCGATAAGAAAAGGCTCAATGGTAAAATATCGGCAAGCGAAGCATTTCGTATCCTGGTTTCTTTCAGCGACCTCATGGGCGATACGGATAAATTCCGCAAGGCAATGGAAGTCAAAGAGGAAAATATTGTTCTCAGGAACAGGGTAGCATTGATCGGCGTTCCTCCGATATATCATGATTTCCATGAAGCGGCGCAATCACTTGATCTGGCGATAGTATTTGATGAACTCCCTTATGAATTTGTAAGGCATACAGGAAATGATATAGCCGAGGTAGCGCAGGATTACTGTGATTATACCTTTGCAAGACCGCTTGATTTCAGGATAGAATTCCTTCAAAAGGAACTGGAAAAAAGAAAGGTGGACGGGGTTATACATTATACCCAGTTCGCATGCCACCATGTGCTTGAAGACGAGATCCTGAGAGCGAAACTGGATTATCCCATGCTGACAATTCAGGGAGACCTGCCCGGTAAAACACCGGAACAGATAAAATTGCGGCTTGAAGCATTTCGGGAGGTGCTTGAGAGGTCATGA
- the cbiG gene encoding cobalt-precorrin 5A hydrolase — protein sequence MGELAVITFSRNLAVAEKIRDFTDCDILTYSKKAFKQGFEEYNSLIAVMAAGIAVRNIAPLISDKWKDPAVVVVDSGLNFAIPILGGHHGGNKLARKLAGIGIIPVITTATEVKGKKSVEEIAENLGCRIVNKGSTKKVNIALLDTDMEVLQIKGPRIVLVEDDVSVLKKYGLIVGIGANRGVSRSEVMEAVTSALSQINAGMEDVKYFASAKLKENEKGIIDAAAGCGVELRFVSHELINSIKTPTPSRARALGLKGVCEPAALAVSGEKKLLLKKRIYGNVTIAIAR from the coding sequence ATGGGTGAACTGGCTGTCATCACATTTTCGCGAAATCTTGCCGTTGCAGAAAAGATAAGGGATTTCACAGACTGTGATATATTAACATACTCAAAAAAGGCTTTCAAGCAGGGATTTGAAGAATATAATTCCTTAATAGCCGTAATGGCAGCAGGTATAGCGGTCAGGAACATTGCCCCTTTAATAAGCGATAAATGGAAAGACCCGGCAGTCGTGGTTGTGGATTCGGGATTGAATTTCGCCATACCAATACTGGGCGGGCACCATGGCGGCAATAAACTGGCAAGAAAGCTGGCAGGCATCGGTATAATTCCTGTAATAACCACAGCCACAGAAGTTAAAGGTAAAAAATCTGTTGAAGAAATTGCGGAAAATCTTGGCTGCAGGATAGTTAACAAAGGTTCAACAAAAAAAGTGAATATAGCATTGCTGGATACGGATATGGAAGTTCTGCAAATAAAAGGTCCAAGGATTGTGCTTGTTGAAGATGATGTCAGTGTGCTGAAAAAATACGGGCTGATAGTGGGGATAGGCGCCAACCGCGGTGTGAGCAGATCCGAGGTGATGGAAGCTGTAACATCTGCGCTTTCGCAAATCAATGCAGGTATGGAGGATGTGAAATATTTTGCATCCGCAAAGCTCAAGGAAAACGAGAAAGGTATTATTGATGCAGCAGCAGGGTGTGGAGTGGAACTCAGGTTCGTGTCCCATGAACTAATCAATTCCATCAAGACCCCAACGCCATCGAGGGCAAGAGCCCTGGGATTGAAGGGGGTATGTGAGCCTGCCGCACTTGCAGTATCCGGGGAAAAAAAACTTTTACTCAAAAAGAGGATATACGGGAATGTCACAATCGCAATCGCACGGTAA
- a CDS encoding cupredoxin family copper-binding protein, translating into MAKYNLYLVIAIVGLAIITSGCTGGQDVSSVVKALPEVQQFMKEHPNAKIIVTYWSKDEVAKSIQEISQQCDKAITPAAMYKATISEGDLKIVSWINADDQTVICSTTEGNQTAPTSTAPIQTVTATPLATPIVTKPMPTPTPPITGYTVEFLSAPATAVSGQSFMVSWRVNSPVQENINHTAVHYGPDSKSEPLTLTSYPMLTTVQKGTIPADFSGNITIGKTGIFYFRAHAIIDGKNYWSEEKTITITAATTSAQPTPTPARVAVEIKGFAYNPLTVTISKGTTVTWTNSDSVPHTATSVSGAFDSGSISSGGTFSYTFNQAGTFEYSCTIHPSIVHGKVIVTPTATATTSGYGGYGY; encoded by the coding sequence ATGGCGAAATATAATTTATATTTAGTAATAGCAATTGTAGGATTAGCGATTATAACTTCAGGATGTACAGGTGGTCAGGATGTTTCTTCGGTAGTCAAGGCTTTACCTGAAGTCCAGCAGTTTATGAAAGAACATCCCAATGCTAAGATAATAGTCACCTACTGGTCAAAAGATGAAGTGGCGAAATCAATCCAAGAAATCAGCCAGCAGTGTGATAAAGCTATTACACCCGCAGCTATGTATAAGGCAACAATAAGTGAGGGAGATTTGAAAATTGTTTCATGGATTAATGCTGATGATCAAACGGTAATATGTTCTACAACTGAAGGTAACCAAACTGCACCCACTTCAACAGCACCAATTCAAACTGTTACAGCTACACCATTAGCTACACCAATAGTAACAAAGCCCATGCCTACTCCGACACCCCCAATAACCGGTTACACTGTTGAGTTTTTAAGTGCACCTGCAACAGCAGTGTCAGGTCAGAGCTTTATGGTGTCGTGGAGGGTCAACAGCCCCGTACAAGAGAATATCAATCACACTGCGGTTCACTATGGTCCGGATTCGAAATCCGAGCCTCTGACGCTTACGAGCTATCCCATGCTCACCACGGTTCAGAAGGGAACAATACCCGCTGATTTCAGTGGGAACATAACCATAGGCAAGACTGGGATCTTCTATTTCAGGGCGCATGCCATTATCGATGGGAAAAATTACTGGTCAGAAGAAAAAACTATAACCATAACCGCAGCCACAACCTCTGCACAACCAACACCGACGCCAGCAAGGGTAGCCGTAGAGATTAAAGGTTTCGCATATAATCCACTAACCGTAACAATCTCTAAAGGAACAACCGTCACCTGGACAAACAGCGATAGCGTTCCGCATACTGCAACATCCGTATCGGGTGCATTTGATTCAGGCAGTATAAGTTCAGGAGGTACGTTTAGCTACACATTTAATCAAGCCGGAACATTTGAATATAGTTGTACAATCCATCCCAGCATAGTACACGGAAAAGTAATCGTGACCCCGACAGCGACGGCAACTACTTCCGGGTACGGAGGGTACGGATACTGA
- a CDS encoding amino acid kinase codes for MIVVKLGGSLIHRARELVNEIIEYSSAEGGKILIVPGGSIFADTVRKVKASQETAHWMAVLAMEQYGYYLGSGTDAKLVDSLDIDEGVSILLPYNLLKKKDELPHTWDVSSDTIAAWVALKLEARFIKATDVDGIYLNGVLEKELKASLLIGKETCVDAQLPHFLMENKMNCEIINGNCPGRLINALRGNFAGTLIKGH; via the coding sequence ATGATAGTAGTTAAGCTCGGAGGAAGCCTGATTCACAGGGCAAGGGAGCTTGTAAATGAAATAATCGAGTACTCAAGTGCTGAGGGTGGGAAAATCCTGATAGTTCCCGGCGGCTCGATCTTTGCAGATACGGTACGAAAAGTGAAAGCATCGCAGGAGACCGCTCACTGGATGGCTGTTCTTGCCATGGAGCAGTATGGTTATTATCTTGGCAGCGGGACTGATGCGAAACTTGTCGACAGCCTGGACATTGATGAGGGGGTAAGTATTCTTCTGCCATATAATCTCCTGAAGAAAAAGGACGAGCTTCCTCATACCTGGGATGTAAGCTCTGATACGATTGCTGCATGGGTTGCATTGAAGCTTGAAGCCAGGTTTATAAAAGCCACGGATGTGGATGGAATATACTTAAACGGTGTACTGGAAAAGGAACTCAAAGCGTCTCTACTCATAGGGAAAGAGACATGTGTGGATGCACAACTCCCGCATTTTCTCATGGAAAATAAAATGAACTGCGAGATTATTAACGGCAACTGCCCGGGAAGATTAATCAATGCACTTCGTGGGAATTTTGCAGGGACGCTTATTAAAGGGCATTAG
- a CDS encoding precorrin-8X methylmutase, whose translation MNTDLGARTKEAIAISEKSWAIVRSFVKGDTPEDRIRQRCVIATGDPAFVDLLRFNNDPIKAGIEAIKKGVTIFTDIKMAQVGITKRGHNCDVLCVLDAGSDISEKTGATRTSAGFMALEKELQGTIIVIGNAPSAALTVCGMIENGLKPALLVATPVGFVNAAESKERVRALAVPSITCVGTRGGTPVAVAVVNELVEMAVERDA comes from the coding sequence ATGAATACTGACCTTGGCGCACGCACAAAGGAAGCAATAGCTATCAGCGAAAAAAGCTGGGCAATTGTGCGAAGCTTCGTGAAAGGCGACACGCCCGAGGACAGGATAAGACAGCGCTGTGTGATAGCCACCGGCGACCCTGCATTTGTTGACCTCCTGAGGTTTAACAACGATCCGATAAAAGCCGGAATAGAAGCCATCAAGAAAGGCGTAACAATTTTCACGGACATAAAAATGGCGCAGGTTGGAATAACAAAGCGCGGGCATAACTGCGATGTGCTATGTGTTCTGGATGCTGGAAGCGATATCTCAGAGAAAACAGGCGCTACGAGAACAAGCGCAGGTTTCATGGCACTTGAAAAAGAGCTTCAAGGCACGATAATCGTGATCGGAAATGCACCTTCTGCCGCGCTGACCGTATGCGGGATGATTGAGAACGGTCTGAAACCTGCGCTGCTTGTGGCAACGCCTGTGGGGTTTGTGAATGCTGCTGAATCAAAGGAGCGCGTGCGAGCGCTGGCGGTGCCCTCCATCACCTGCGTGGGGACAAGGGGCGGGACGCCAGTGGCAGTTGCGGTTGTGAATGAACTTGTGGAGATGGCGGTGGAGAGAGACGCATAG
- a CDS encoding S-methyl-5-thioribose-1-phosphate isomerase, translating into MRTIDWDYEKNNIVMIDQTLLPGEYKIIECSTIESLCEAISMLRVRGAPALGVAGGFGVALSAFRSNASSLNALLEEIQAAGKTIIATRPTAVNLSWGVKRVMRAIEDARNLKEARMFALEEAGAIADEDVEKNMKLGEHGAALLEDGDTVMTHCNAGRLACVDWGTALGVIRSARAQGKDIRVVACETRPLNQGSRITAWELLEDKIPVTLITDSMSGTVMRKGMVDKVIVGADRITQDAVFNKIGTYTHSVLAKEHKIPFYVAAPVSTFDFEHLEDEIEIELRKPQELKFFGNQQIAPLDVEVYNPAFDATPMENVTAIITENGIFYPPFLIDEVRITV; encoded by the coding sequence ATGCGAACCATAGACTGGGATTATGAAAAAAACAATATTGTCATGATAGACCAGACCCTCCTGCCCGGAGAATACAAAATTATTGAATGCAGCACCATCGAATCCCTGTGTGAAGCCATAAGCATGCTTCGCGTGAGGGGCGCCCCTGCCCTCGGGGTTGCCGGGGGTTTTGGCGTGGCGCTTTCTGCATTCAGAAGCAATGCCTCTTCATTGAATGCTTTATTGGAAGAAATACAAGCCGCAGGAAAAACTATTATTGCCACAAGACCCACCGCAGTAAACCTTTCATGGGGTGTGAAGCGGGTCATGAGGGCAATAGAGGATGCCAGGAATCTCAAGGAAGCAAGGATGTTCGCCCTGGAGGAGGCAGGTGCAATCGCGGACGAAGACGTGGAGAAGAATATGAAGCTGGGTGAGCACGGGGCAGCTTTGCTTGAGGACGGGGATACCGTAATGACGCACTGCAATGCAGGAAGACTTGCCTGCGTGGACTGGGGAACTGCACTTGGTGTTATCCGCTCAGCCCGAGCGCAGGGAAAAGACATCAGGGTCGTTGCGTGCGAGACCCGACCTCTCAACCAGGGGAGCAGAATTACGGCATGGGAATTGCTGGAAGATAAGATTCCGGTAACGCTTATCACGGATAGCATGTCCGGCACTGTGATGCGAAAAGGAATGGTGGATAAGGTGATTGTTGGGGCTGATCGGATTACGCAGGATGCTGTGTTCAATAAGATCGGGACATATACTCATTCGGTGCTTGCAAAAGAGCACAAGATTCCGTTTTATGTGGCTGCGCCTGTATCTACATTTGATTTTGAGCACCTGGAAGATGAAATCGAGATAGAATTGAGAAAACCCCAGGAGTTAAAGTTTTTCGGGAATCAGCAGATAGCGCCTCTCGATGTTGAGGTGTACAATCCTGCATTCGATGCAACCCCCATGGAAAATGTTACTGCCATCATAACTGAGAATGGCATATTCTATCCTCCCTTCCTGATCGATGAAGTCAGGATAACTGTTTAA
- the cobM gene encoding precorrin-4 C(11)-methyltransferase, which produces MVAKRGKVRKNKKVVYFVGAGPGNPKYITVKGRELLESCDLVMFTGSLVNPDILNYVHGEKIDSHGMKLEDIVDVLARNVDDGKTVVRLHSGDPSLYGAIIEQIEELKKRGIDVEIIPGVTSLFASAAALKTQLTINGITETLIITRPAGTTLPKDSIKELSRHNATMAIYLGTHKIREITDKVTYPKDTPAAVVYHASWKDEKIILGTVGDIADRVEAQGIDKSAMIIIGNVLLPQNYKRSHLYG; this is translated from the coding sequence ATGGTGGCAAAGCGAGGAAAAGTCAGGAAAAATAAAAAAGTGGTGTATTTTGTGGGAGCAGGGCCAGGGAATCCAAAATATATTACAGTAAAAGGACGCGAGCTTCTTGAGTCCTGCGACCTTGTTATGTTCACAGGTTCGCTTGTTAATCCCGATATTCTAAATTATGTCCATGGTGAGAAAATCGACAGCCACGGCATGAAACTCGAAGACATTGTAGATGTCCTGGCAAGGAATGTTGATGACGGGAAAACGGTTGTCAGATTGCACAGCGGCGACCCTTCATTGTACGGGGCGATTATTGAACAGATTGAGGAGTTGAAAAAACGAGGCATAGATGTGGAAATCATCCCGGGCGTCACATCCCTCTTCGCCTCCGCTGCAGCGCTTAAAACCCAGCTTACGATAAACGGGATCACAGAGACGCTCATCATCACAAGACCTGCTGGAACCACACTTCCGAAGGACTCGATTAAAGAATTGTCGCGCCACAATGCTACCATGGCGATCTATCTTGGAACGCATAAAATAAGGGAAATCACAGATAAAGTAACATATCCGAAGGATACGCCTGCAGCAGTTGTATATCACGCTTCATGGAAAGATGAAAAAATTATTCTTGGAACAGTGGGCGACATCGCAGACAGGGTCGAAGCTCAGGGGATTGATAAATCAGCCATGATCATCATAGGGAACGTGCTCTTACCGCAGAACTACAAGAGGTCTCATCTTTATGGGTGA
- the cobJ gene encoding precorrin-3B C(17)-methyltransferase, with product MSQSQSHGKLYIVGIGPGGVEHLTKRAHDALIESEYVIGNGTYLDQIAEVIKNSKTIRSGMGGELLRARKAVLLSKDHVVSIISGGDANVYGMAGLVLEVAQKAGAVEIEVIPGVTALSAAASLLGAPVVSDFAVISLSDLLTPVEIIERRLKSAADADFVIALYNPKSRSRRENFGKAIEIIRRYRGDETPVGIVKNATRSGEKVVATTLGRILEYNDAIDMSTIVLIGNSESRLWDNRIITPRGYQRKYEY from the coding sequence ATGTCACAATCGCAATCGCACGGTAAACTGTACATCGTGGGCATAGGTCCTGGAGGAGTAGAACATCTTACGAAAAGGGCGCACGATGCCTTGATCGAATCCGAATATGTGATAGGCAACGGCACATATCTTGACCAGATTGCCGAAGTCATAAAAAATTCAAAAACCATAAGAAGCGGGATGGGCGGTGAACTTCTGCGCGCCAGGAAAGCGGTTCTTCTCTCAAAAGACCATGTCGTCTCAATAATTAGTGGCGGGGATGCGAATGTGTACGGAATGGCAGGGCTTGTGCTTGAGGTTGCGCAGAAGGCAGGCGCTGTCGAAATCGAGGTCATTCCTGGCGTGACAGCACTGAGCGCGGCTGCTTCGCTTCTCGGCGCGCCTGTAGTATCAGATTTTGCGGTAATCAGCCTCAGTGACCTTCTGACTCCGGTGGAGATTATAGAGCGAAGACTCAAGAGCGCGGCAGACGCGGATTTTGTGATTGCTCTTTATAATCCAAAGAGCAGGAGCAGAAGAGAAAACTTTGGAAAGGCGATTGAGATCATACGAAGGTACAGGGGCGATGAAACGCCTGTTGGAATCGTGAAAAATGCAACACGGAGCGGTGAAAAAGTTGTTGCCACAACGCTTGGAAGAATACTGGAGTACAATGATGCGATTGACATGAGCACGATTGTACTTATCGGTAACAGCGAGTCAAGGCTGTGGGATAACAGGATAATAACGCCGAGAGGATACCAGAGGAAATATGAATACTGA